From a region of the Butyrivibrio sp. AE3004 genome:
- the fabD gene encoding ACP S-malonyltransferase — protein MKTAFLYAGQGSQHKGMGEDLYRDYEEFREVFDKADLAFDLKKMCFEDPKEELNLTKYTQPCMVAFAAGVTAILNKNGIKPDYLAGLSLGEYSALHASGVWDAVTTVKLAAFRGEAMTKAADGVDSKMAAIIGLSREKLTECVEEAASEGIVSICNDNCPGQIVIGGEKNAVEKAAELAKEKGAKRAMYLNVSGPFHTQFMSPAGKELKAYFKDITFNEEQIPVVFNVTGDERDSSESVQELLEKQVRSGVKMTQTIEHLLSKGVRRFVEIGPGKALTGFVKRTAKEMNIDDIECITLESSDSIKEYIELAS, from the coding sequence ATGAAAACAGCATTTTTGTATGCGGGACAGGGGAGCCAGCACAAGGGAATGGGCGAGGATCTCTACCGTGATTATGAAGAATTCAGAGAAGTATTTGACAAGGCAGACCTTGCTTTTGATCTTAAAAAGATGTGTTTTGAAGATCCTAAAGAAGAACTTAATCTCACAAAGTACACGCAGCCATGCATGGTGGCTTTTGCTGCCGGCGTGACAGCAATTTTAAATAAAAACGGAATAAAGCCTGACTACCTTGCAGGCCTTTCTCTTGGCGAATATTCAGCTCTTCATGCCTCAGGGGTATGGGATGCTGTAACTACAGTAAAGCTTGCAGCCTTCAGAGGAGAAGCAATGACGAAGGCTGCTGATGGTGTAGATTCCAAGATGGCAGCAATCATCGGATTATCAAGAGAAAAGCTTACAGAGTGCGTGGAGGAAGCAGCCTCCGAAGGTATTGTTTCAATATGCAATGACAACTGCCCCGGACAGATAGTAATAGGCGGTGAAAAAAATGCAGTTGAAAAGGCTGCGGAACTGGCAAAGGAAAAAGGTGCAAAACGAGCTATGTACCTTAATGTCAGCGGCCCTTTTCATACACAGTTCATGAGTCCTGCGGGGAAAGAGCTTAAAGCATATTTTAAGGATATTACCTTTAATGAAGAGCAGATACCCGTGGTATTTAATGTTACAGGTGATGAGCGTGACAGCTCTGAATCTGTACAGGAGCTTTTGGAAAAACAGGTTAGGAGCGGGGTAAAGATGACTCAGACAATAGAACATCTTCTTTCAAAAGGAGTAAGACGTTTTGTTGAAATCGGCCCCGGAAAAGCTTTGACAGGCTTTGTTAAGCGTACGGCAAAGGAGATGAACATAGATGATATCGAATGCATCACACTTGAAAGCTCCGATAGCATAAAAGAGTATATCGAACTGGCAAGCTGA
- a CDS encoding acetyl-CoA carboxylase carboxyltransferase subunit alpha has product MIEKILKSVEKLDKKISALEKKAAGETNELVKTAIECDELLEGIEDEYEAWEIQGTEIEKLKKLRDCLLEDCEKLTPDEKVFLARHPKRPHIEDFISGLFTDFFEQKGDHLFDEDKSIFGGIARFHGIPVTVVGHRKGHTMEENMAYNFGMPCPEGYRKALRLMNQAEKFGRPIITFIDTPGAYPGLEAEEHGQGEAIAMNLAKMSQFHVPIIAVVTGEGNSGGALAIGVANRILMLENAVYSILSPEGFASILWKDADRHKEACKLMKLTADDLLEAGVADAIVKEPVGGAQRNYEEVFKNLDKELYSHLKELMTLSPSGCKSERQMKYRKIG; this is encoded by the coding sequence ATGATAGAGAAAATCTTAAAGTCAGTTGAAAAGCTTGATAAAAAAATATCCGCACTTGAAAAAAAGGCAGCCGGAGAAACTAACGAACTGGTAAAGACAGCAATAGAGTGTGACGAGCTCCTTGAAGGCATTGAGGATGAATACGAAGCGTGGGAAATTCAGGGAACTGAAATCGAGAAATTGAAAAAACTACGTGACTGTCTTCTTGAGGACTGCGAAAAGCTGACGCCCGACGAGAAAGTGTTCCTTGCAAGGCATCCGAAAAGACCACATATAGAAGATTTTATATCAGGGCTTTTTACGGATTTCTTTGAGCAAAAGGGTGATCATCTTTTTGATGAGGATAAGAGTATTTTCGGAGGAATCGCAAGATTTCACGGGATACCTGTCACTGTTGTCGGACACAGAAAAGGTCATACTATGGAAGAAAATATGGCCTATAATTTCGGAATGCCATGTCCCGAAGGATACAGGAAAGCCTTAAGACTTATGAATCAGGCAGAAAAATTCGGCAGACCTATTATCACCTTCATAGATACACCCGGTGCATATCCGGGACTTGAAGCGGAAGAACATGGGCAGGGAGAGGCTATTGCCATGAACCTTGCAAAGATGAGCCAATTCCACGTGCCGATAATTGCAGTTGTTACAGGTGAGGGAAATTCCGGAGGAGCTCTTGCGATAGGCGTTGCTAACAGAATTTTAATGCTGGAAAACGCAGTCTATTCGATTCTTAGTCCTGAGGGATTTGCAAGTATTCTCTGGAAGGATGCAGACAGACACAAGGAAGCCTGCAAGCTCATGAAACTTACAGCAGATGATCTTCTTGAAGCAGGTGTTGCCGATGCTATTGTAAAAGAACCTGTCGGCGGAGCTCAGAGAAACTATGAAGAAGTGTTTAAAAATCTCGACAAAGAGCTCTATTCCCATCTTAAAGAGCTAATGACACTGTCACCTTCAGGCTGTAAGAGTGAAAGACAGATGAAGTACAGGAAGATTGGATAA
- the accD gene encoding acetyl-CoA carboxylase, carboxyltransferase subunit beta, with amino-acid sequence MGTFLNSLSFPARVRKDLGEVFLKKDKDPVFITCKACNRRALKQDWQKNYYVCPVCGNYRPIGAYYRLSLILDKGTFKELNEDLKARDPMEFPEYRDKLKKQIEKTGLPEAAVTATGKINGHKVVAIVLDSRFFMGSMSSTVGEKVTRAVEYATEKKMPLIIFSASGGARMQEGIFSLMQMAKTAAAIEEFNASGGLYISFLTHPTTGGVTASFASLGDITLAEPGALIGFAGPRVIEQTIHKKLPKGFQRSEYLEAHGFVDKIVPRSEMRDTIIQLIELHE; translated from the coding sequence ATGGGAACATTTCTTAACTCTTTATCTTTTCCTGCCAGAGTAAGGAAGGATTTGGGAGAGGTTTTTCTTAAAAAAGATAAGGATCCGGTTTTTATAACCTGCAAAGCCTGTAACAGAAGAGCGCTTAAACAGGACTGGCAAAAAAACTACTATGTATGTCCCGTGTGCGGTAATTACAGACCGATAGGCGCATATTACAGATTATCGCTGATTCTTGATAAGGGAACCTTCAAGGAACTGAACGAGGATTTAAAGGCAAGAGATCCCATGGAATTTCCGGAGTACCGGGATAAATTAAAAAAGCAGATTGAAAAGACCGGACTTCCCGAGGCAGCTGTTACTGCTACAGGAAAAATTAACGGACACAAGGTTGTTGCAATAGTTCTTGACAGTCGTTTCTTTATGGGGAGCATGAGCAGTACCGTCGGTGAAAAGGTAACAAGAGCTGTCGAATATGCAACAGAAAAAAAGATGCCTCTGATTATTTTCTCAGCAAGTGGCGGAGCCAGAATGCAGGAGGGGATATTCAGTCTGATGCAGATGGCAAAGACCGCAGCTGCGATTGAAGAGTTTAACGCATCGGGCGGCCTTTACATAAGCTTTCTTACACATCCGACCACAGGCGGTGTTACTGCAAGCTTTGCATCACTGGGCGATATAACTCTTGCGGAGCCCGGAGCACTTATTGGCTTTGCCGGTCCCAGAGTTATTGAGCAGACAATCCATAAAAAACTTCCAAAGGGATTTCAGAGAAGTGAGTATCTTGAAGCCCACGGCTTTGTGGACAAAATCGTACCAAGAAGTGAGATGAGAGATACGATTATTCAGCTCATTGAGCTGCATGAGTGA
- the acpP gene encoding acyl carrier protein, whose product MSFEEIKELIAEILAVDEDKVTKEASLIDDLGADSLSVVELHMEIEERLGIKIPDEEVVNLKTVQDVLNAIEAHK is encoded by the coding sequence ATGAGCTTTGAAGAGATTAAGGAACTTATAGCAGAGATTCTTGCAGTAGATGAGGATAAGGTTACAAAGGAAGCAAGTCTTATTGATGATCTTGGTGCTGATTCACTCAGTGTTGTAGAGCTTCATATGGAAATCGAGGAGAGACTTGGTATTAAGATTCCCGATGAGGAAGTTGTAAACCTCAAGACAGTACAGGATGTACTTAATGCAATCGAGGCACACAAATAA
- a CDS encoding putative bifunctional diguanylate cyclase/phosphodiesterase: MTQKKRGLLNTDRKIHYLTGLPNAGGYIDEIQKRILDGTIKNYTAFYFNLKGFGNINQRYGMQNGDRIIVQFSEKVCDFLIDDEVLGHLGGDNFVAIVKKERKEKFCRLLNGIEILLGIDGTCHKLRIPSTIGLWDIDEDFTDPGEAIGRPSIALQHAKHVLHVPVVSVTDDMVKRVAIHKTVLEQYQSALSNKEFLVFYQPKVDSRTNMLVGAEGLVRWKHDGQMVSPGVFIPPLEQNGEIVLLDYYVLRRACEDIKRWTESGMSPVTISVNFSRNDLLDPDLAENIDRIITASGIDKKNIEIEVTETADEQEHGELAKFISDLYSRGIMTAIDDFGAGYSSLATLREFQVHTLKIDRSFINTKEFSWKDEIILRDIIHMATSLGMDIITEGVERPDQIEFINKVGCFVIQGFYYDRPLPVEEFEDRLRNKHYDK; the protein is encoded by the coding sequence ATGACACAGAAAAAAAGGGGATTATTAAATACGGATCGAAAAATCCATTATCTGACAGGACTTCCGAATGCAGGTGGTTATATAGATGAGATCCAGAAAAGGATTTTGGATGGAACCATAAAAAATTACACTGCATTTTACTTTAACCTAAAGGGTTTTGGAAATATAAATCAGCGCTACGGAATGCAGAATGGTGACAGGATCATTGTTCAGTTTTCGGAGAAAGTATGTGACTTTCTGATTGATGACGAAGTACTCGGTCACCTTGGCGGAGACAATTTTGTCGCAATCGTAAAAAAAGAGCGAAAAGAAAAATTCTGTCGTCTGCTGAACGGAATAGAGATTCTTCTTGGAATTGACGGGACCTGCCACAAGCTTCGTATTCCATCAACTATTGGGCTTTGGGATATTGATGAGGATTTTACAGATCCCGGTGAAGCCATAGGAAGACCGTCTATAGCACTTCAGCACGCAAAGCATGTTTTACACGTCCCGGTAGTCAGTGTTACCGATGATATGGTGAAGAGAGTCGCAATTCATAAGACGGTTCTTGAACAATATCAGAGTGCACTAAGCAATAAGGAATTTCTGGTTTTCTATCAGCCAAAGGTTGATTCAAGAACCAATATGCTTGTGGGAGCAGAGGGCCTTGTGCGTTGGAAGCATGACGGGCAGATGGTTTCACCCGGAGTATTCATACCGCCGCTTGAGCAGAACGGTGAGATTGTCCTTTTGGATTATTATGTTTTGAGAAGAGCCTGTGAGGACATAAAGAGGTGGACAGAAAGCGGGATGTCTCCCGTGACTATATCTGTCAACTTTTCCAGAAACGATCTGCTTGATCCGGATCTTGCCGAAAATATTGACAGGATCATTACGGCATCCGGAATTGATAAAAAGAATATCGAGATCGAGGTTACGGAAACTGCCGATGAGCAGGAGCACGGAGAACTTGCAAAGTTCATAAGTGATCTTTATTCCAGAGGAATCATGACGGCTATAGATGATTTCGGGGCCGGATATTCATCACTTGCGACGCTCAGAGAATTCCAGGTGCATACTCTTAAGATCGACAGATCCTTTATCAACACAAAGGAGTTCTCATGGAAGGATGAGATAATCCTTAGAGACATTATCCACATGGCTACCAGTCTGGGAATGGATATAATCACCGAAGGTGTTGAGAGACCGGATCAGATTGAATTTATAAACAAGGTCGGATGCTTTGTGATTCAGGGATTTTACTATGACAGACCTCTTCCTGTAGAGGAGTTTGAGGACAGACTCAGAAACAAGCATTACGATAAATGA
- the fabZ gene encoding 3-hydroxyacyl-ACP dehydratase FabZ → MDIEERSEKKSLTAEEIAGILPHRYPFALVDRIIDHEPGIWAIGRKCVSMDEPFFQGHFPGKPIMPGVLIIEALAQTGAVAALSLPENKGKLALFGGIKNARFKKPVTPGDVLELRCKMVRCKGPVGVAEAEALVDGVIVTRAEITFSIV, encoded by the coding sequence ATGGATATAGAAGAAAGATCTGAAAAAAAATCACTTACCGCTGAAGAAATCGCCGGTATACTGCCACATCGCTATCCTTTTGCACTTGTAGACAGGATAATCGATCATGAGCCTGGAATCTGGGCCATCGGCAGAAAATGCGTGAGTATGGATGAACCCTTTTTTCAGGGACACTTTCCCGGAAAGCCAATCATGCCCGGCGTACTTATAATCGAGGCACTTGCACAGACAGGAGCAGTAGCAGCACTTTCTCTTCCTGAAAACAAAGGCAAGCTTGCACTTTTCGGAGGCATAAAAAATGCCCGTTTTAAAAAGCCTGTAACACCCGGGGATGTTCTTGAGCTTCGCTGCAAGATGGTAAGGTGCAAAGGCCCTGTTGGAGTGGCAGAAGCTGAGGCACTTGTTGATGGCGTCATTGTAACAAGAGCTGAGATAACTTTTTCAATTGTGTAA
- a CDS encoding beta-ketoacyl-ACP synthase III, translating to MKNVEILGTGRAIPSKVVTNDDLAKIVDTSDEWISTRTGIRQRYFCDENETADSLAIEAAKKAIEASGLSKDDIGVCICATLSGDYATPSMACMVQSTLQLREDIATFDVNAACSGFLYGIEIARGMLCCSGEKYALVIGCEQLSKLLDMNDRSTCVLFGDGAGAAVIGVTDDATYASTLGARGGQEILANGPGPDPSNIQMDGKAVFKFATSIIPKCIDELQKKSGFAVSDVSKVVCHQANERIIDFVIRRMKADPEKFYKNMDRYGNTSAASVPIALDELVRNGSIKDGDLLMMVGFGGGLTWAGALIRYAGKK from the coding sequence ATGAAGAATGTTGAGATATTGGGAACCGGTAGAGCGATTCCTTCAAAGGTCGTAACTAACGATGACCTTGCAAAAATAGTGGATACAAGTGATGAGTGGATCAGTACCAGAACCGGAATCAGACAAAGATATTTTTGCGATGAAAACGAAACTGCGGACAGTCTGGCAATTGAGGCTGCAAAAAAGGCTATCGAGGCATCCGGATTATCCAAAGATGATATAGGTGTATGCATATGTGCCACACTTTCCGGTGATTATGCTACTCCAAGCATGGCATGCATGGTACAAAGTACATTACAGCTACGGGAAGACATAGCAACCTTTGACGTAAATGCAGCCTGCAGCGGCTTTTTATACGGAATAGAAATAGCAAGGGGAATGCTTTGCTGCAGCGGTGAAAAATATGCACTTGTTATAGGCTGCGAGCAGTTATCGAAACTTCTTGATATGAACGACCGCTCAACCTGTGTTCTTTTCGGTGACGGAGCGGGAGCAGCTGTTATAGGTGTTACAGATGATGCAACCTACGCATCAACGCTCGGTGCGAGAGGCGGACAAGAGATTCTGGCAAACGGTCCCGGACCCGATCCCAGTAATATTCAGATGGACGGTAAGGCGGTATTTAAATTTGCAACCTCAATTATACCAAAGTGCATAGATGAACTTCAGAAAAAGAGCGGATTTGCGGTAAGTGATGTAAGCAAAGTGGTGTGTCATCAGGCTAATGAGAGAATCATAGATTTTGTCATAAGAAGAATGAAGGCAGATCCTGAAAAGTTTTATAAAAACATGGACCGCTACGGAAATACAAGTGCAGCTTCAGTGCCGATTGCGCTGGATGAGCTTGTTCGAAACGGCAGCATAAAAGACGGTGATCTTCTTATGATGGTCGGTTTTGGTGGCGGTCTTACCTGGGCAGGAGCCCTCATACGCTACGCCGGGAAAAAATAA
- a CDS encoding DUF561 domain-containing protein: protein MKKINEILGTEFPIIQGGMANIATGEFAAACSNAGALGLIGVGGMNPKMLREEIRICKSKTDRPFGVNIMLLHPDADEFADIVVEEGVKVVTTGAGNPAKYMEKWKAAGITVIPVVAAPILAKALEKSGADMIIAEGCESGGHVGEMTTMTLVPQTVDAVNIPVIAAGGIADERQVKAAFALGASGIQVGTCLLASNECPIHDNYKKAVLKAKGTDAIVTGRIGGTPVRVLKNKMTREYIRQEKAGADLMELEKFTLGSLRRAVFEGDTDTGSLMAGQTCGQLTKIRPVREIFEELMRA, encoded by the coding sequence ATGAAGAAGATTAATGAAATACTCGGAACTGAATTTCCGATAATCCAGGGTGGTATGGCAAACATTGCTACAGGAGAATTTGCGGCAGCCTGTTCAAATGCAGGAGCACTCGGACTTATCGGCGTAGGCGGAATGAACCCTAAGATGCTCAGGGAAGAAATCAGAATATGTAAAAGTAAAACAGATAGGCCGTTTGGTGTTAACATTATGCTTCTGCATCCCGATGCTGATGAGTTTGCGGACATAGTTGTTGAAGAGGGAGTAAAGGTTGTTACAACGGGAGCAGGAAACCCCGCAAAGTACATGGAGAAGTGGAAGGCAGCAGGGATAACTGTTATTCCGGTTGTAGCAGCACCAATACTTGCAAAGGCACTTGAAAAAAGCGGGGCTGACATGATCATTGCAGAGGGCTGTGAGAGCGGAGGACACGTGGGTGAAATGACAACCATGACACTTGTTCCGCAGACAGTCGATGCAGTAAACATTCCTGTAATAGCAGCAGGAGGAATTGCTGATGAGAGACAGGTTAAGGCTGCATTTGCTCTCGGCGCCAGTGGTATCCAGGTTGGAACATGTCTTCTTGCCAGCAATGAATGTCCTATTCACGATAACTACAAAAAGGCAGTTTTGAAGGCAAAAGGAACAGACGCAATTGTAACCGGAAGAATCGGCGGTACACCGGTACGTGTTCTTAAAAACAAAATGACAAGAGAATACATCAGACAGGAAAAGGCAGGAGCCGATCTTATGGAGCTTGAAAAGTTCACACTTGGAAGCCTCAGAAGAGCAGTATTTGAAGGTGACACTGATACAGGAAGTCTCATGGCAGGTCAGACTTGCGGACAGCTTACAAAAATAAGACCTGTAAGGGAGATATTTGAGGAGTTGATGAGAGCATGA
- a CDS encoding GGDEF domain-containing response regulator produces MKKILIVDDERITLRMTQHILATNYETICVTSGKEAIEKYKQERPDMILTDLHMPGMSGFELQNTLQDQYAEHIPVMFMTADADEETEGKGFEAGAVDFIRKPFRADVLIKRVENILKNVEKIQGLKAAAETDPMTGLLNKASSQTEIGAMCRNTRGVLMMIDLDSFKLVNDIYGHSMGDKILIRFAEIIRTAIRTNDIAGRMGGDEFIAFCQNVMDEKIIAEKTRYINEELLKSAKEFMGEDMNIPLGASVGAVLAPSEGTDFLTLYKKADKALYNVKQNGKHGHSLFVESENDKEADKQTASDIIQDMMILGERSKGKGAYSLNSDQFKLIYRFLCRVEDNYQVSNHYIIFTISPQGTDNDKVPGEIGDSFYEVVKDALRGSDVVSQNGKNHVRVILLESETMNSEMIIKRIIDNWKGKDPSGQYVVTYEMEMVKA; encoded by the coding sequence ATGAAAAAGATTCTGATAGTAGATGATGAAAGAATTACATTGCGAATGACGCAGCACATACTTGCGACAAATTACGAGACCATCTGTGTTACATCCGGAAAAGAAGCGATAGAGAAATATAAACAGGAACGTCCGGATATGATACTTACTGATCTGCATATGCCGGGGATGTCGGGATTTGAGCTTCAAAATACTTTGCAGGACCAGTATGCGGAGCATATTCCCGTTATGTTCATGACAGCGGATGCGGACGAGGAGACAGAGGGTAAAGGATTTGAAGCCGGAGCGGTGGACTTTATCAGAAAGCCATTCCGGGCAGATGTGCTTATTAAGCGCGTTGAAAATATACTGAAGAATGTGGAGAAGATTCAGGGTCTTAAGGCAGCAGCAGAGACTGACCCTATGACAGGGCTTCTCAACAAGGCTTCCTCTCAGACTGAGATTGGCGCTATGTGCAGAAATACACGTGGCGTACTTATGATGATCGATCTTGACAGCTTTAAGCTGGTCAATGATATATATGGTCACAGTATGGGTGACAAGATTCTGATCCGTTTCGCTGAAATAATAAGAACAGCGATCAGAACCAATGATATTGCAGGCAGAATGGGCGGAGATGAGTTCATTGCCTTCTGTCAGAATGTCATGGATGAAAAGATAATTGCTGAAAAAACCAGATACATTAATGAGGAACTCCTTAAATCAGCAAAGGAATTTATGGGAGAGGATATGAACATCCCTCTCGGAGCATCAGTCGGTGCGGTTCTTGCACCATCTGAGGGTACGGATTTTCTGACCTTATATAAAAAGGCTGATAAAGCGCTTTATAACGTCAAGCAGAACGGAAAGCACGGACACAGCCTTTTTGTTGAATCCGAAAATGATAAAGAAGCCGATAAACAGACAGCCTCAGACATCATACAGGACATGATGATACTAGGGGAAAGGAGCAAAGGAAAAGGCGCATACAGCCTTAACAGCGATCAGTTTAAACTTATTTACAGATTTCTCTGCAGGGTTGAGGATAATTATCAGGTAAGCAATCATTACATAATATTTACCATAAGCCCGCAGGGTACCGATAATGATAAAGTACCGGGAGAAATCGGAGACAGTTTTTATGAAGTGGTAAAGGACGCACTAAGAGGCAGCGATGTGGTTTCACAAAACGGAAAAAATCATGTTCGCGTAATACTCTTAGAGTCAGAGACAATGAACAGTGAAATGATCATTAAACGAATCATAGACAACTGGAAGGGGAAGGATCCGTCGGGGCAATATGTAGTAACATATGAGATGGAGATGGTAAAAGCATGA
- the fabG gene encoding 3-oxoacyl-[acyl-carrier-protein] reductase, with amino-acid sequence MTRTVIVTGGSRGIGRELAISFSKKNYNVVISYAGNEGAAAETKALCKENGAADVLTFKGDVSDENACEELVKTAMEKYGQVDVLVNNAGITRDGLLARMSAEDFDNVIATNLRGAFLMSRFVTKPMMKQRYGRIINISSVVGVHGNAGQANYSASKAGLIGMTKSIAKELASRNITVNAVAPGMIETDMTDALTDAQKESINSSIPVKRMGTPADIANAVLFLADENSSYITGHVLAVDGGMGI; translated from the coding sequence ATGACAAGAACAGTAATAGTTACCGGTGGAAGCAGGGGCATTGGCCGTGAGCTTGCAATTAGTTTTTCCAAAAAGAATTACAATGTAGTTATCAGTTATGCCGGAAATGAGGGTGCAGCCGCAGAAACAAAAGCACTGTGCAAGGAAAACGGAGCAGCGGATGTACTCACATTTAAAGGCGATGTATCCGATGAAAATGCCTGTGAAGAGCTGGTAAAAACAGCAATGGAAAAATACGGACAGGTAGATGTCCTTGTAAATAATGCAGGAATCACAAGAGACGGACTTCTTGCAAGAATGAGCGCAGAGGATTTTGACAATGTGATAGCAACAAACCTGCGCGGTGCATTTCTTATGAGCAGGTTTGTAACAAAGCCCATGATGAAACAACGCTACGGCAGGATCATTAACATTTCAAGTGTTGTCGGCGTACATGGCAATGCAGGACAGGCTAACTACAGTGCAAGTAAGGCAGGTCTTATCGGTATGACAAAGAGTATTGCAAAGGAACTTGCATCAAGAAATATTACTGTAAATGCTGTTGCACCGGGGATGATCGAAACGGATATGACTGATGCACTTACAGATGCCCAGAAGGAAAGCATTAATTCATCAATACCTGTAAAGAGAATGGGAACTCCGGCTGATATTGCAAACGCAGTACTTTTCCTTGCAGATGAAAACAGTAGCTACATTACAGGGCATGTTCTTGCAGTTGATGGTGGCATGGGAATCTGA
- the fabF gene encoding beta-ketoacyl-ACP synthase II codes for MKRRVVVTGLGTINPTGNSVEESWDSIKNSRIGIGEITAFDTADFKTKVAAEVKDFDPARKLDKKELRHIARFTQLALYAAEEAIEDSGLCKSAEGEYKFDTPVSEIDADRCGVIVSSGIGGLDEIEKQHGRAESKGYNMVSPFFVPMAICNMAAARIAISHGFKGMCTCPVTACAGGSNAIGDSFFRIRDGYEDVMICGGTESSITPLGIAGFQNMKALSDATDPTRASIPFDKERSGFVMGEGSGILVLEEYEHAVKRGAHIYAEIVGYGSNCDAYHITSPSPEGAGGAACMKLALKDAGISGTDIDYINAHGTSTSLNDKYETAAIKTVFGDHAKELLVSSTKSMTGHLLGGAGGVEAVFSVKALEDGFVPATVGLKETDPELDLNYVPGKGIEKELKYVLSNSLGFGGHNACLIFKKYE; via the coding sequence ATGAAAAGAAGAGTAGTCGTAACAGGTCTTGGCACAATTAATCCTACAGGCAATTCTGTAGAGGAGAGCTGGGACAGTATTAAAAACAGTAGAATCGGAATCGGTGAAATTACAGCATTTGATACTGCGGATTTTAAGACAAAGGTAGCAGCTGAAGTAAAAGATTTTGATCCTGCAAGGAAGCTTGATAAAAAGGAACTTCGCCACATAGCAAGGTTTACTCAGCTGGCATTATATGCAGCAGAGGAAGCTATTGAGGATTCAGGTCTATGCAAGAGTGCAGAAGGTGAATATAAATTTGATACTCCTGTTTCCGAAATTGATGCAGACAGATGCGGAGTAATTGTTTCAAGCGGTATAGGCGGACTTGATGAAATCGAAAAACAGCATGGACGTGCAGAATCAAAGGGCTATAACATGGTAAGCCCATTCTTTGTTCCCATGGCTATCTGCAATATGGCTGCAGCAAGGATTGCAATTTCTCATGGCTTCAAGGGAATGTGCACTTGTCCCGTTACAGCATGCGCAGGTGGAAGTAATGCCATCGGAGATTCCTTTTTCAGAATAAGGGACGGATATGAGGATGTCATGATCTGTGGCGGAACCGAGAGCAGTATTACACCTCTTGGAATAGCAGGTTTCCAGAACATGAAAGCACTTTCCGATGCTACAGATCCTACCCGTGCAAGCATTCCTTTTGATAAAGAAAGAAGCGGCTTTGTAATGGGCGAGGGTAGCGGAATACTCGTTCTCGAAGAATATGAGCATGCAGTAAAAAGGGGTGCCCACATATATGCTGAAATAGTCGGATATGGTAGTAACTGTGACGCATATCATATTACATCTCCTTCACCCGAGGGAGCAGGCGGAGCTGCCTGCATGAAGCTTGCGCTAAAGGATGCCGGAATAAGCGGAACTGATATCGACTACATAAATGCTCACGGAACCTCCACAAGCCTTAATGACAAATACGAAACGGCTGCTATAAAGACTGTTTTTGGAGATCATGCAAAAGAGCTTTTAGTTTCAAGTACAAAGTCAATGACGGGGCACCTTCTTGGTGGTGCCGGCGGAGTAGAAGCCGTATTTAGTGTTAAAGCCCTTGAGGATGGCTTTGTTCCTGCAACCGTTGGACTTAAGGAGACGGATCCCGAACTGGATCTTAACTATGTTCCGGGAAAAGGAATCGAGAAGGAACTTAAATACGTTCTCAGTAACAGCTTGGGATTTGGCGGACACAATGCATGTCTTATCTTTAAGAAGTATGAATGA